One part of the Arabidopsis thaliana chromosome 1 sequence genome encodes these proteins:
- a CDS encoding F-box and associated interaction domains-containing protein (F-box and associated interaction domains-containing protein; FUNCTIONS IN: molecular_function unknown; INVOLVED IN: response to chitin; LOCATED IN: cellular_component unknown; EXPRESSED IN: cultured cell; CONTAINS InterPro DOMAIN/s: F-box domain, cyclin-like (InterPro:IPR001810), F-box domain, Skp2-like (InterPro:IPR022364), F-box associated domain, type 1 (InterPro:IPR006527), F-box associated interaction domain (InterPro:IPR017451); BEST Arabidopsis thaliana protein match is: F-box associated ubiquitination effector family protein (TAIR:AT1G12490.1); Has 1173 Blast hits to 1151 proteins in 42 species: Archae - 0; Bacteria - 0; Metazoa - 11; Fungi - 0; Plants - 1160; Viruses - 0; Other Eukaryotes - 2 (source: NCBI BLink).) produces MSKKQRCLMMESLPHEVVECILERLDADPLLRFKAVSKQWKSTIESPFFQRRQFTQRQQSGNPDVLMVSRCADINSEIEALTTLVLGSSSSVKIPTPWEEEEEEDKEYSVSQDSCDGLVCLFDKFKSGFVFNPATRWYHPLPLCQLQQLLIAIGDGFYDLGYRVSRLGFGKDKLTGTYKPVWLYNSIEIGLENATTCEVFDFSTNAWRYVSPAAPYRIVGCPAPVCVDGSLHWFTECEETKILSFDLHTETFQVVSKAPFANVDGFDIVMCNLDNRLCVSEMKLPNQVIWSFNSGNKTWHKMCSINLDITSRWFGPTQVCAVLPLALLDGKKKKKKKLLFYCRVRKRTMVVHDDETKSYDVAFEADSIGHPVCYFPSLISIS; encoded by the coding sequence ATGTCGAAAAAGCAACGTTGCTTGATGATGGAATCGCTGCCCCACGAGGTCGTAGAGTGCATCCTAGAGAGACTTGATGCGGATCCTCTGCTGAGATTCAAGGCTGTATCGAAACAATGGAAATCAACTATTGAATCTCCATTCTTCCAGCGAAGACAGTTCACACAGCGTCAGCAATCAGGTAATCCAGATGTTCTCATGGTCTCCCGTTGTGCTGATATTAATTCGGAAATAGAAGCTCTTACTACATTGGTGTTgggttcatcatcatctgtcAAGATCCCTACTCCttgggaggaggaggaggaggaggacaAAGAATACTCTGTTTCCCAGGATAGCTGTGACGGTCTCGTTTGTCTCTTCGATAAATTCAAATCCGGTTTTGTGTTCAATCCCGCCACTAGATGGTATCACCCTCTTCCTCTCTGCCAATTACAACAACTCCTTATTGCCATAGGCGACGGTTTCTACGATCTTGGATACAGAGTCTCTAGGCTTGGATTCGGTAAAGACAAACTCACAGGCACATACAAGCCCGTTTGGTTATACAACTCTATAGAAATTGGCCTAGAAAACGCTACTACATGCGAGGTTTTCGACTTTAGCACCAACGCTTGGAGGTATGTTTCACCAGCTGCTCCTTATAGGATTGTTGGTTGCCCCGCACCTGTCTGCGTAGATGGGTCGCTTCATTGGTTCACCGAGTGCGAGGAAACCAAAATTCTTTCGTTCGATCTTCACACCGAAACCTTTCAAGTTGTCTCTAAAGCTCCCTTTGCCAATGTAGATGGATTCGATATAGTCATGTGCAACCTCGACAACCGCTTGTGCGTTTCCGAGATGAAGCTGCCCAACCAAGTGATATGGTCATTCAATTCAGGTAACAAGACATGGCACAAAATGTGTTCCATTAATCTGGATATAACTTCTCGTTGGTTTGGTCCTACTCAAGTATGCGCCGTCTTGCCACTAGCACTTTTggatgggaagaagaagaagaagaaaaagttgttgttttattgTCGTGTACGAAAACGAACAATGGTGGTACATGATGACGAAACCAAATCATATGATGTTGCTTTCGAGGCTGACTCCATCGGTCATCCTGTCTGTTATTTCCCGAGTTTAATATCTATTTCATAA
- a CDS encoding RNA-binding KH domain-containing protein (RNA-binding KH domain-containing protein; FUNCTIONS IN: RNA binding, nucleic acid binding; INVOLVED IN: biological_process unknown; LOCATED IN: cellular_component unknown; EXPRESSED IN: 23 plant structures; EXPRESSED DURING: 13 growth stages; CONTAINS InterPro DOMAIN/s: K Homology (InterPro:IPR004087); BEST Arabidopsis thaliana protein match is: RNA-binding KH domain-containing protein (TAIR:AT4G26480.1); Has 1343 Blast hits to 1342 proteins in 223 species: Archae - 0; Bacteria - 0; Metazoa - 810; Fungi - 168; Plants - 277; Viruses - 0; Other Eukaryotes - 88 (source: NCBI BLink).), with protein MMESGAGFVAMEERISPGSFFQYPLSGFRASPNRSPCPPSDRERYLTELLQERQKLGPFLQVMPNCCRLLNHEIRRVSSFPDLDRYEHGSPFRSLGQPTNGKLDLEGWSMMQAEENCHLQRASPFRGPSPVGWIGMPGLPNPPIVKKVIRLDVPVDKYPSYNFVGRILGPRGNSLKRVELATHCRVFIRGRGSVKDTVKEEKLKGKPGYEHLCEPLHVLIEAELPEDIINSRLEHAVHFLESLLKPMDESMDHYKREQLKELAALNGTLREESPSPSLSPCLSPSMSPFNSKRAKTEI; from the exons ATGATGGAATCTGGCGCTGGTTTCGTGGCCATGGAAGAGAGGATCTCTCCTGGAAGTTTCTTCCAGTATCCTCTTTCTGGATTCCGTGCTTCTCCTAATCGATCCCCTTGTCCTCCCTCTGATCGTGAAAG GTACTTGACTGAATTATTGCAAGAGAGACAAAAGTTGGGTCCCTTTTTGCAAGTTATGCCAAATTGCTGCAGACTGCTTAATCATG AAATCAGGAGGGTCTCTAGTTTTCCTGATCTTGATAGATATGAGCATGGCAGTCCATTTAGATCGCTTGGTCAGCCGACAAATGGAAAGCTTGATTTAGAGGGATGGTCGATGATGCAAGCCGAG GAAAACTGTCACCTCCAGAGAGCTTCTCCATTTCGCGGTCCTTCCCCAGTGGGCTGGATTGGGATGCCGGGACTCCCTAACCCACCCATTGTGAAAAAAGTGATTAGACTTGATGTCCCAGTGGATAAATATCCAAGC TATAATTTTGTTGGGAGGATTCTTGGGCCACGTGGAAACTCCCTAAAAAGAGTTGAGCTAGCAACCCACTGCAGGGTGTTTATCAGAGGACGAGGATCTGTGAAGGATACTGTCAAG GAGGAAAAATTAAAAGGTAAGCCAGGGTACGAGCATCTCTGCGAGCCACTACATGTACTGATCGAGGCCGAGCTTCCAGAAGACATAATAAACTCTCGATTGGAGCATGCAGTGCATTTCCTGGAATCACTCCTGAAGCCGATG GACGAGTCAATGGATCACTACAAGAGGGAACAGCTGAAGGAGTTAGCGGCTTTGAATGGTACACTAAGGGAGGAGAGTCCGAGTCCGAGCTTGAGCCCTTGTTTGAGCCCCAGCATGTCCCCTTTCAACAGCAAGCGTGCTAAGACAGAGATATGA
- a CDS encoding RNA-binding KH domain-containing protein (RNA-binding KH domain-containing protein; FUNCTIONS IN: RNA binding, nucleic acid binding; INVOLVED IN: biological_process unknown; LOCATED IN: cellular_component unknown; EXPRESSED IN: 23 plant structures; EXPRESSED DURING: 13 growth stages; CONTAINS InterPro DOMAIN/s: K Homology (InterPro:IPR004087); BEST Arabidopsis thaliana protein match is: RNA-binding KH domain-containing protein (TAIR:AT4G26480.1); Has 35333 Blast hits to 34131 proteins in 2444 species: Archae - 798; Bacteria - 22429; Metazoa - 974; Fungi - 991; Plants - 531; Viruses - 0; Other Eukaryotes - 9610 (source: NCBI BLink).) has translation MMESGAGFVAMEERISPGSFFQYPLSGFRASPNRSPCPPSDRERYLTELLQERQKLGPFLQVMPNCCRLLNHEIRRVSSFPDLDRYEHGSPFRSLGQPTNGKLDLEGWSMMQAEENCHLQRASPFRGPSPVGWIGMPGLPNPPIVKKVIRLDVPVDKYPSYNFVGRILGPRGNSLKRVELATHCRVFIRGRGSVKDTVKEEKLKGKPGYEHLCEPLHVLIEAELPEDIINSRLEHAVHFLESLLKPMVHSYHKSPNMSILFTWF, from the exons ATGATGGAATCTGGCGCTGGTTTCGTGGCCATGGAAGAGAGGATCTCTCCTGGAAGTTTCTTCCAGTATCCTCTTTCTGGATTCCGTGCTTCTCCTAATCGATCCCCTTGTCCTCCCTCTGATCGTGAAAG GTACTTGACTGAATTATTGCAAGAGAGACAAAAGTTGGGTCCCTTTTTGCAAGTTATGCCAAATTGCTGCAGACTGCTTAATCATG AAATCAGGAGGGTCTCTAGTTTTCCTGATCTTGATAGATATGAGCATGGCAGTCCATTTAGATCGCTTGGTCAGCCGACAAATGGAAAGCTTGATTTAGAGGGATGGTCGATGATGCAAGCCGAG GAAAACTGTCACCTCCAGAGAGCTTCTCCATTTCGCGGTCCTTCCCCAGTGGGCTGGATTGGGATGCCGGGACTCCCTAACCCACCCATTGTGAAAAAAGTGATTAGACTTGATGTCCCAGTGGATAAATATCCAAGC TATAATTTTGTTGGGAGGATTCTTGGGCCACGTGGAAACTCCCTAAAAAGAGTTGAGCTAGCAACCCACTGCAGGGTGTTTATCAGAGGACGAGGATCTGTGAAGGATACTGTCAAG GAGGAAAAATTAAAAGGTAAGCCAGGGTACGAGCATCTCTGCGAGCCACTACATGTACTGATCGAGGCCGAGCTTCCAGAAGACATAATAAACTCTCGATTGGAGCATGCAGTGCATTTCCTGGAATCACTCCTGAAGCCGATGGTACATTCTTATCACAAAAGTCCAAACATGTCTATTTTGTTCACatggttttga
- a CDS encoding Toll-Interleukin-Resistance (TIR) domain family protein (Toll-Interleukin-Resistance (TIR) domain family protein; FUNCTIONS IN: transmembrane receptor activity; INVOLVED IN: defense response signaling pathway, resistance gene-dependent, signal transduction, defense response, innate immune response; LOCATED IN: intrinsic to membrane; CONTAINS InterPro DOMAIN/s: Toll-Interleukin receptor (InterPro:IPR000157); BEST Arabidopsis thaliana protein match is: Toll-Interleukin-Resistance (TIR) domain family protein (TAIR:AT2G03300.1); Has 1586 Blast hits to 1524 proteins in 45 species: Archae - 0; Bacteria - 0; Metazoa - 0; Fungi - 0; Plants - 1586; Viruses - 0; Other Eukaryotes - 0 (source: NCBI BLink).), with the protein MKRSSSNRKIQVFINFRGEELRCSFVSHLVDAFKRHGINFFIDKDEQKGKDLKHLFARIKQSRMALTIFSKRYAESSWCLDELARIKKRADKCKLRVVPIFFKVKAESVRYQKAEFGRNFWRLAKTSSGEQIKKWKEALESVSDKVGLTLGDKRTNKWVQMYING; encoded by the exons ATGAAAAGGAGTAGTAGTAATAGGAAGATCCAAGTGTTCATCAATTTCCGGGGAGAGGAGCTACGCTGCAGCTTTGTGAGCCACCTCGTTGACGCTTTTAAAAGACATGGAATCAACTTCTTCATAGACAAAGACGAACAAAAAGGGAAAGACCTCAAACATCTCTTTGCAAGGATCAAGCAATCGAGGATGGCTCTCACCATATTTTCCAAAAGATACGCAGAGTCAAGCTGGTGCCTGGACGAGCTTGCAAGGATCAAGAAAAGAGCCGATAAATGCAAGCTACGAGTGGTTCCTATCTTCTTTAAAGTGAAGGCAGAGTCTGTTAGATATCAAAAGGCTGAGTTTGGTCGCAACTTCTGGAGGTTGGCTAAGACTTCGAGTGGagaacaaatcaagaaatggaAGGAAGCTTTAGAGTCTGTTTCTGACAAGGTGGGCTTAACGTTAGGCGACAAAAG aacaaacaaatgGGTCCAGATGTACATAAATGGCTAA
- a CDS encoding Pentatricopeptide repeat (PPR) superfamily protein (Pentatricopeptide repeat (PPR) superfamily protein; CONTAINS InterPro DOMAIN/s: Pentatricopeptide repeat (InterPro:IPR002885); BEST Arabidopsis thaliana protein match is: Tetratricopeptide repeat (TPR)-like superfamily protein (TAIR:AT5G39710.1); Has 56278 Blast hits to 14858 proteins in 304 species: Archae - 3; Bacteria - 59; Metazoa - 821; Fungi - 925; Plants - 52616; Viruses - 0; Other Eukaryotes - 1854 (source: NCBI BLink).): protein MFRIEILRCTLSQSHPQRFSRASFLLSTWYSQESVSAADNDDDPVLVKLSVAIRDSYKDPPLEFSSFTDCPSIRKVLPSLSVHHVVDLINHNPLSLPQRSIFAFFKFISSQPGFRFTVETYFVLARFLAVHEMFTEAQSLIELVVSRKGKNSASSVFISLVEMRVTPMCGFLVDALMITYTDLGFIPDAIQCFRLSRKHRFDVPIRGCGNLLDRMMKLNPTGTIWGFYMEILDAGFPLNVYVFNILMNKFCKEGNISDAQKVFDEITKRSLQPTVVSFNTLINGYCKVGNLDEGFRLKHQMEKSRTRPDVFTYSALINALCKENKMDGAHGLFDEMCKRGLIPNDVIFTTLIHGHSRNGEIDLMKESYQKMLSKGLQPDIVLYNTLVNGFCKNGDLVAARNIVDGMIRRGLRPDKITYTTLIDGFCRGGDVETALEIRKEMDQNGIELDRVGFSALVCGMCKEGRVIDAERALREMLRAGIKPDDVTYTMMMDAFCKKGDAQTGFKLLKEMQSDGHVPSVVTYNVLLNGLCKLGQMKNADMLLDAMLNIGVVPDDITYNTLLEGHHRHANSSKRYIQKPEIGIVADLASYKSIVNELDRASKDHRNR from the coding sequence ATGTTCAGAATCGAAATTCTAAGATGCACACTCTCTCAATCTCACCCACAGAGATTCTCTCGTGCATCATTCCTCTTGTCAACATGGTACTCTCAAGAATCTGTCTCCGCGGCAGACAACGACGATGACCCAGTTCTTGTTAAACTCTCAGTTGCCATCAGAGATTCTTACAAGGATCCGCCGTTGGAGTTCTCTTCGTTCACTGACTGCCCCTCTATCAGAAAGGTCCTGCCTTCGCTCAGCGTTCATCATGTGGTTGATCTCATCAACCATAACCCTCTCTCCCTCCCACAACGTTCTATCTTCGctttcttcaaattcatctCATCTCAGCCTGGATTTCGTTTTACCGTTGAGACTTACTTCGTCTTGGCTCGTTTTCTTGCTGTTCACGAAATGTTCACCGAAGCACAGTCACTTATCGAGCTCGTCGTCTCTCGTAAAGGCAAAAACTCAGCTTCTTcagttttcatttctttggtAGAAATGAGAGTAACACCTATGTGTGGTTTCCTTGTTGATGCTTTGATGATCACGTACACGGATCTAGGTTTCATACCCGATGCTATTCAATGTTTTAGGCTATCTCGGAAGCATAGGTTTGATGTTCCAATTCGTGGCTGTGGCAATTTGCTTGATCGGATGATGAAGCTGAATCCAACTGGGACTATTTGGGGATTCTATATGGAGATTTTGGATGCTGGGTTTCCCTTGAATGTGTacgttttcaatattttgatgaACAAATTCTGTAAAGAAGGCAATATATCTGATGCACAGaaggtgttcgacgaaattACTAAAAGGAGTTTGCAGCCTACAGTGGTTAGTTTCAACACTTTGATAAATGGGTATTGTAAAGTAGGAAACTTGGATGAAGGGTTTAGGCTCAAACATCAGATGGAGAAAAGCAGAACACGCCCAGATGTTTTCACCTATAGTGCCTTGATTAATGCATTGTgtaaagagaacaaaatggATGGAGCACATGGCCTGTTTGATGAGATGTGTAAGAGAGGGTTGATCCCAAATGATGTTATTTTCACTACTTTGATTCATGGTCATAGTAGGAATGGAGAGATTGACTTGATGAAAGAAAGTTATCAGAAGATGTTAAGTAAGGGTCTGCAGCCtgatattgttttatataatactTTAGTAAATGGCTTTTGTAAGAACGGGGATTTGGTGGCTGCAAGGAATATAGTTGATGGAATGATTCGTAGAGGTCTGAGGCCCGACAAAATTACATACACAACTCTTATAGATGGATTTTGTAGAGGAGGAGATGTAGAAACAGCTTTGGAGATAAGGAAGGAGATGGATCAGAATGGGATAGAACTCGATAGGGTGGGTTTCTCAGCCCTTGTTTGTGGAATGTGCAAAGAAGGAAGAGTCATTGATGCTGAAAGAGCTTTAAGAGAGATGCTGCGAGCTGGTATTAAACCGGATGATGTAACCTATACAATGATGATGGATGCATTCTGTAAGAAAGGTGATGCTCAGACCGGTTTCAAATTGCTCAAGGAAATGCAGAGCGATGGGCATGTTCCTAGTGTTGTGACGTATAATGTTCTGCTGAATGGTCTATGCAAATTGGGACAGATGAAGAATGCTGATATGTTGCTAGATGCCATGCTTAATATAGGGGTTGTTCCAGATGACATCACATACAACACTCTATTGGAAGGTCACCATAGACATGCAAATTCATCGAAGCGTTATATACAGAAACCGGAGATAGGTATTGTAGCTGACTTGGCTTCTTACAAATCAATAGTCAATGAGCTAGATAGAGCTTCAAAAGATCACCGGAACAGATAA
- a CDS encoding Translation protein SH3-like family protein (Translation protein SH3-like family protein; FUNCTIONS IN: structural constituent of ribosome; INVOLVED IN: translation; LOCATED IN: ribosome, cytosolic large ribosomal subunit; EXPRESSED IN: juvenile leaf, pollen tube; CONTAINS InterPro DOMAIN/s: Translation protein SH3-like (InterPro:IPR008991), Ribosomal protein L21e (InterPro:IPR001147), Ribosomal protein L21e, conserved site (InterPro:IPR018259); BEST Arabidopsis thaliana protein match is: Translation protein SH3-like family protein (TAIR:AT1G09590.1); Has 1439 Blast hits to 1439 proteins in 381 species: Archae - 214; Bacteria - 0; Metazoa - 709; Fungi - 179; Plants - 136; Viruses - 0; Other Eukaryotes - 201 (source: NCBI BLink).) — translation MPAGHGVRARTRDLFARPFRKKGYIPLSTYLRTFKVGDYVDVKVNGAIHKGMPHKFYHGRTGRIWNVTKRAVGVEVNKQIGNRIIRKRIHVRVEHVQQSRCAEEFKLRKKKNDELKAAAKANGETISTKRQPKGPKPGFMVEGMTLETVTPIPYDVVNDLKGGY, via the exons ATGCCAGCGGGTCATGGAGTTCGGGCGAGAACGAGGGATCTGTTCGCGAGGCCATTCAGGAAGAAGGGTTACATTCCACTCTCGACTTACCTGAGAACCTTCAAGGTCGGCGATTACGTCGATGTGAAGGTGAATGGTGCGATCCACAAGGGTATGCCTCACAAGTTCTACCACGGTCGTACTGGTCGTATCTGGAACGTCACTAAACGCGCCGTCGGTGTTGAAGTCAACAAACAG ATTGGCAACAGGATCATAAGGAAGAGGATTCATGTGCGTGTGGAGCATGTGCAGCAATCAAGATGTGCTGAGGAGTTCaagctgaggaagaagaagaatgatgagCTCAAGGCTGCAGCCAAAGCCAATGGTGAGACCATCAGCACCAAGAGACAGCCTAAAGGACCCAAACCAGGATTCATGGTCGAAGGAATGACCTTGGAGACTGTCACTCCAATCCCGTACGATGTCGTCAACGATCTCAAGGGAGGCTATTAG
- the HYL1 gene encoding dsRNA-binding domain-like superfamily protein, producing MTSTDVSSGVSNCYVFKSRLQEYAQKYKLPTPVYEIVKEGPSHKSLFQSTVILDGVRYNSLPGFFNRKAAEQSAAEVALRELAKSSELSQCVSQPVHETGLCKNLLQEYAQKMNYAIPLYQCQKVETLGRVTQFTCTVEIGGIKYTGAATRTKKDAEISAGRTALLAIQSDTKNNLANYNTQLTVLPCEKKTIQAAIPLKETVKTLKARKAQFKKKAQKGKRTVAKNPEDIIIPPQPTDHCQNDQSEKIETTPNLEPSSCMNGLKEAAFGSVETEASHA from the exons ATGACCTCCACTGATGTTTCCTCTG GTGTTTCCAATTGCTATGTTTTCAAAAGTCGGTTGCAGGAGTATGCTCAGAAGTACAAGCTCCCAACGCCTGTTTATGAGATCGTTAAAGAAGGCCCTTCACACAAATCTTTATTTCAATCGACTGTGATACTGGATGGTGTCAGATATAATTCTTTGCCTGGATTCTTCAATCGTAAGGCTGCAGAGCAATCAGCTGCCGAGGTTGCTCTCCGGGAATTAGCAAAATCCAGTGAGCTAAGCCAATGTGTTTCACAACCTGTT CACGAAACGGGATTATGCAAGAACCTACTTCAAGAATACGCTCAAAAGATGAATTACGCGATTCCATTGTATCAGTGCCAGAAGGTCGAAACTCTTGGGAGAGTTACACAATTCACATGTACTGTAGAGATTGGAGGCATAAAGTACACAGGAGCTGCAACAAGAACTAAAAAAGATGCTGAGATTAGCGCTGGGAGAACTGCTCTTTTAGCGATCCAGTCAGACACTAAAAACAACCTTGCCAACTACAACACTCAGCTTACTGTACTTCCTTGTGAGAAGAAGACAATACAGGCAGCTATCCCGCTTAAAGAAACCGTCAAGACTCTTAAAGCCAGGAAGGCTCAgttcaagaagaaagctcaGAAAGGAAAACGCACAGTAGCTAAAAATCCTGAAGATATTATCATCCCTCCTCAACCTACTGATCATTGTCAAAACGATCAGTCAGAGAAAATTGAGACAACGCCAAATCTGGAACCTTCTTCATGCATGAACGGGTTAAAGGAG GCAGCATTTGGGAGTGTGGAGACAGAAGCAAGCCACGCATAA
- the HYL1 gene encoding dsRNA-binding domain-like superfamily protein (HYPONASTIC LEAVES 1 (HYL1); CONTAINS InterPro DOMAIN/s: Double-stranded RNA-binding (InterPro:IPR001159), Double-stranded RNA-binding-like (InterPro:IPR014720); BEST Arabidopsis thaliana protein match is: dsRNA-binding protein 2 (TAIR:AT2G28380.1); Has 992 Blast hits to 893 proteins in 320 species: Archae - 14; Bacteria - 506; Metazoa - 117; Fungi - 6; Plants - 270; Viruses - 0; Other Eukaryotes - 79 (source: NCBI BLink).) → MTSTDVSSGVSNCYVFKSRLQEYAQKYKLPTPVYEIVKEGPSHKSLFQSTVILDGVRYNSLPGFFNRKAAEQSAAEVALRELAKSSELSQCVSQPVHETGLCKNLLQEYAQKMNYAIPLYQCQKVETLGRVTQFTCTVEIGGIKYTGAATRTKKDAEISAGRTALLAIQSDTKNNLANYNTQLTVLPCEKKTIQAAIPLKETVKTLKARKAQFKKKAQKGKRTVAKNPEDIIIPPQPTDHCQNDQSEKIETTPNLEPSSCMNGLKEAAFGSVETEKIETTPNLEPPSCMNGLKEAAFGSVETEKIETTPNLEPPSCMNGLKEAAFGSVETEKIETTPNLEPSSCMNGLKEAAFGSVETEKIETTPNLEPPSCMNGLKEAAFGSVETEKIETTPNLESSSCMSGLKEAAFGSVETEASHA, encoded by the exons ATGACCTCCACTGATGTTTCCTCTG GTGTTTCCAATTGCTATGTTTTCAAAAGTCGGTTGCAGGAGTATGCTCAGAAGTACAAGCTCCCAACGCCTGTTTATGAGATCGTTAAAGAAGGCCCTTCACACAAATCTTTATTTCAATCGACTGTGATACTGGATGGTGTCAGATATAATTCTTTGCCTGGATTCTTCAATCGTAAGGCTGCAGAGCAATCAGCTGCCGAGGTTGCTCTCCGGGAATTAGCAAAATCCAGTGAGCTAAGCCAATGTGTTTCACAACCTGTT CACGAAACGGGATTATGCAAGAACCTACTTCAAGAATACGCTCAAAAGATGAATTACGCGATTCCATTGTATCAGTGCCAGAAGGTCGAAACTCTTGGGAGAGTTACACAATTCACATGTACTGTAGAGATTGGAGGCATAAAGTACACAGGAGCTGCAACAAGAACTAAAAAAGATGCTGAGATTAGCGCTGGGAGAACTGCTCTTTTAGCGATCCAGTCAGACACTAAAAACAACCTTGCCAACTACAACACTCAGCTTACTGTACTTCCTTGTGAGAAGAAGACAATACAGGCAGCTATCCCGCTTAAAGAAACCGTCAAGACTCTTAAAGCCAGGAAGGCTCAgttcaagaagaaagctcaGAAAGGAAAACGCACAGTAGCTAAAAATCCTGAAGATATTATCATCCCTCCTCAACCTACTGATCATTGTCAAAACGATCAGTCAGAGAAAATTGAGACAACGCCAAATCTGGAACCTTCTTCATGCATGAACGGGTTAAAGGAGGCAGCATTTGGGAGTGTGGAGACAGAGAAAATTGAGACAACGCCAAATCTGGAACCTCCTTCATGCATGAACGGGTTAAAGGAGGCAGCATTTGGGAGTGTGGAGACAGAGAAAATTGAGACAACGCCAAATCTGGAACCTCCTTCATGCATGAACGGGTTAAAGGAGGCAGCATTTGGGAGTGTGGAGACAGAGAAAATTGAGACAACGCCAAATCTGGAACCTTCTTCATGCATGAACGGGTTAAAGGAGGCAGCATTTGGGAGTGTGGAGACAGAGAAAATTGAGACAACGCCAAATCTGGAACCTCCTTCATGCATGAACGGGTTAAAGGAGGCAGCATTTGGGAGTGTGGAGACAGAGAAAATTGAGACAACGCCAAATCTGGAATCTTCTTCATGCATGAGCGGGTTAAAGGAGGCAGCATTTGGGAGTGTGGAGACAGAAGCAAGCCACGCATAA